Proteins from a genomic interval of Gammaproteobacteria bacterium:
- a CDS encoding heme biosynthesis protein HemY translates to MKLLAYVLLALIAAAGIGLGVSGDPGYVQIVYREWTLETSLVLLVIVLLLAFFAFHYVLRLWTAMRRFPKRLKQLQKQKRLNRARTALIHGFVKLAEGNWAAAEKELTKHTEHSETPLLNYLAAARAAQEQGADDRRDNYLQLAQQCDPSHDVATGLTQATLQIAHKQTGQAIATLHKLRGIAHKNTAVLKLLMTLYIESQEWQHLLELLPDLRRLGVIDGQRADDLECTAHARLLARAAQGPDSLALVKAWQQVPQKLRQHESILSEYARALIAQGAGEQAETMLQESIQKNWSNTLVYLYGLATGADPAKQLARAEAWLKDRENNTVLLLTLGRLCLRNRLWGKARRYLESSIGEEAKPETFQILGQLLERLGEQGNALDCYRKGLALTTDKTIAMPPLPSYPSDAIKGAKRIENAILPVR, encoded by the coding sequence ATGAAGCTATTGGCCTATGTGCTGCTCGCCCTGATTGCCGCCGCCGGCATCGGTCTGGGTGTATCAGGCGATCCGGGATATGTCCAGATCGTTTATCGCGAGTGGACGCTGGAAACCAGCCTCGTGCTGCTAGTGATTGTGCTGCTGCTAGCCTTTTTCGCCTTCCACTACGTGCTGCGCCTTTGGACGGCGATGCGGCGCTTCCCAAAACGGCTGAAACAATTGCAGAAACAGAAACGGCTGAACAGGGCGCGTACCGCGCTAATACATGGATTTGTCAAATTGGCTGAGGGTAATTGGGCTGCAGCAGAGAAAGAACTCACCAAACATACCGAGCATAGCGAGACACCGCTCCTCAACTATCTCGCCGCCGCGCGCGCCGCACAGGAGCAAGGCGCTGATGACCGGCGCGACAATTATCTGCAACTGGCACAACAATGTGACCCCAGCCATGATGTCGCAACCGGCTTAACTCAAGCCACCCTGCAAATCGCCCATAAACAAACCGGCCAGGCGATAGCCACGCTGCACAAACTGCGCGGTATCGCGCACAAAAACACCGCTGTGCTAAAACTGCTCATGACCTTATATATCGAATCACAGGAATGGCAACACCTGCTTGAGTTACTGCCCGATCTGCGCCGGCTTGGCGTCATAGATGGCCAACGTGCTGATGACCTGGAATGCACGGCTCATGCAAGGCTGCTGGCCCGCGCCGCACAAGGCCCCGATTCACTGGCGTTGGTAAAGGCCTGGCAGCAGGTGCCGCAAAAATTGCGTCAACACGAAAGCATCTTGTCCGAATACGCCCGCGCCCTCATCGCCCAAGGCGCGGGCGAGCAGGCGGAAACGATGTTGCAGGAGTCAATCCAGAAAAATTGGAGCAACACCCTGGTCTATCTCTATGGACTGGCTACCGGGGCCGATCCGGCAAAACAGCTTGCCCGCGCAGAAGCGTGGCTCAAAGACCGGGAGAATAATACTGTGCTGCTGCTGACGCTGGGCCGCCTGTGTCTACGCAACCGTCTGTGGGGCAAAGCACGCCGTTACCTTGAGAGCAGCATTGGTGAGGAGGCCAAACCTGAAACATTTCAGATACTGGGGCAGCTACTGGAGCGGCTGGGGGAACAGGGAAACGCCTTAGACTGTTACCGCAAAGGCCTGGCGTTGACCACCGACAAAACCATCGCCATGCCGCCGCTACCCTCCTACCCATCTGACGCGATCAAAGGCGCAAAGCGCATCGAGAATGCGATTCTGCCTGTGCGTTAG
- a CDS encoding uroporphyrinogen-III synthase, which translates to MEGKTVLVTRPAHQSQRLCELIEAEGGRVVLLPTIEILDPQDINAARKVIDRLDEFDIAIFISTNAVSKTMELLSPRHDWPPRLKVAAVGARTAEELERRSRPVDIRPHQQFNSEALLALNMMRDVASKRIVIFRGEGGRELLGDTLRERGAHVEYAEVYRRGKPAADFSSVMDAGIDVIIVTSNESLRNLWEIAGETGREWLLYIPLVVISKRTADLAGELGFVCQPLIASEASDAGLVTAIKDWCNNEYVSSVNMT; encoded by the coding sequence ATGGAAGGCAAAACCGTATTAGTTACACGCCCGGCCCATCAGTCACAGCGCTTGTGCGAGCTGATTGAGGCCGAGGGCGGGCGCGTGGTGCTGCTTCCCACGATTGAAATCCTCGATCCGCAGGACATTAACGCGGCGCGGAAAGTTATCGACCGTCTCGATGAATTCGACATCGCCATTTTCATCAGCACCAATGCCGTGAGCAAGACGATGGAGCTGTTGTCGCCACGCCACGACTGGCCGCCGCGCCTGAAGGTGGCCGCGGTGGGTGCGCGCACTGCCGAGGAGTTGGAGCGCCGCAGTAGGCCTGTCGATATCCGCCCCCACCAACAGTTCAATAGCGAGGCGTTACTCGCCCTGAACATGATGCGTGATGTCGCATCCAAAAGGATAGTGATCTTCCGCGGCGAAGGTGGCCGCGAACTGCTGGGTGACACACTCAGAGAGCGCGGCGCGCATGTGGAGTACGCGGAAGTCTACCGGCGTGGCAAACCCGCGGCGGACTTCAGCAGCGTGATGGATGCCGGAATTGATGTCATCATCGTAACCAGCAACGAGAGCCTGCGTAACTTATGGGAAATAGCGGGCGAAACAGGCAGGGAATGGCTGCTGTATATACCCTTGGTGGTAATCAGCAAGCGCACGGCGGACTTGGCGGGCGAACTTGGTTTTGTCTGTCAGCCACTGATAGCAAGTGAGGCCAGCGATGCGGGACTGGTGACTGCCATCAAGGACTGGTGCAATAACGAATACGTTTCATCTGTGAACATGACATGA
- the rpmG gene encoding 50S ribosomal protein L33: MREKIKLVSSAGTGHFYTTMKNKRNTPDKLEMKKFDPVVRKHVAYKEAKIK; the protein is encoded by the coding sequence ATGCGTGAAAAAATCAAACTCGTATCCAGCGCCGGCACCGGCCATTTCTACACCACCATGAAGAACAAGCGCAACACCCCAGACAAACTCGAAATGAAGAAGTTTGATCCCGTGGTGCGCAAGCACGTTGCCTACAAAGAAGCCAAGATCAAGTAA
- the argH gene encoding argininosuccinate lyase → MASDKSIDKPWAGRFTEATDAFVEAFTASVLFDKRLYRHDIAGSIAHARMLTRVGVLSTAECEAIVDGLQGILHDIEHGDFTWSVALEDVHMNIEARLTERIGIAGKKLHTGRSRNDQVATDIRLYLRDEIDAIMAELTRLQAALLDVAEREADTIMPGFTHLQVAQPVTFGHHMMAWFEMFSRDRARMQDCRKRVNIMPLGAAALAGTSYPIDRAYAAQLLGFDAPAENSLDAVSDRDFAIEFTAAAALIMTHLSRCSEELILWSSTQFDFVDLPDRFCTGSSIMPQKKNPDVPELVRGKVGRVNGNLIALLTIMKSQPLAYNKDNQEDKEPLFDTIDTVRGSLKVYADMIPAVQIKRDNMAHAARSGFSTATDLADYLVRRGVAFRDAHEIVGKAVRRGIETGKDLAQMTLDELRQFSTAIEQDVFDVLTLEGSVASRNHLGGTAPDQVRAAVKRGRARL, encoded by the coding sequence GTGGCTAGCGACAAAAGTATCGACAAACCCTGGGCGGGGCGTTTTACTGAGGCGACGGATGCCTTCGTCGAGGCGTTCACCGCCTCCGTGTTATTCGACAAACGGCTCTACCGGCACGACATCGCAGGCTCCATCGCCCATGCGCGCATGTTGACGCGTGTGGGGGTGTTGAGCACGGCGGAATGCGAGGCTATCGTCGATGGTTTGCAGGGCATCTTGCACGACATCGAGCACGGCGACTTCACATGGTCGGTGGCGCTGGAAGACGTGCATATGAATATCGAGGCGCGCCTCACCGAGCGCATCGGCATTGCCGGCAAGAAATTGCATACCGGCCGCTCGCGCAACGACCAGGTTGCCACCGACATCCGCCTTTATCTGCGTGATGAGATCGACGCCATCATGGCCGAGCTGACGCGCTTGCAAGCCGCGCTGCTTGATGTGGCCGAACGCGAGGCAGACACCATAATGCCCGGATTTACCCATCTCCAAGTGGCCCAGCCCGTCACCTTCGGCCATCACATGATGGCATGGTTCGAGATGTTCAGCCGCGACCGCGCGCGCATGCAGGATTGCCGCAAGCGCGTCAACATCATGCCCTTGGGAGCGGCGGCGCTGGCGGGCACCAGCTATCCCATCGACCGTGCCTACGCCGCCCAGTTACTAGGCTTCGACGCGCCGGCTGAAAACTCCCTCGACGCCGTCAGCGACCGCGACTTCGCCATCGAATTCACCGCCGCCGCCGCGCTGATCATGACGCACCTGTCGCGCTGCTCCGAGGAGCTGATCCTGTGGTCATCCACGCAGTTTGATTTCGTCGATCTTCCTGATCGCTTCTGCACGGGTTCGTCCATCATGCCGCAGAAAAAAAATCCCGACGTGCCCGAGCTGGTGCGCGGCAAGGTCGGGCGCGTCAACGGCAATCTGATCGCTTTGCTTACTATCATGAAGAGCCAGCCACTGGCCTACAACAAAGACAATCAGGAAGACAAGGAACCGCTGTTCGACACCATCGACACCGTGCGTGGCTCGCTCAAGGTCTATGCGGACATGATTCCCGCCGTGCAGATCAAGCGTGACAATATGGCCCATGCCGCGCGGAGCGGTTTTTCCACCGCAACCGATCTGGCGGATTATCTGGTGCGACGCGGCGTGGCGTTCCGCGATGCCCACGAGATTGTCGGCAAGGCGGTGCGTCGCGGTATCGAGACAGGCAAGGACCTCGCGCAAATGACGCTCGATGAACTGCGCCAGTTTTCTACAGCCATCGAACAGGATGTGTTTGATGTGTTGACACTGGAAGGCTCAGTGGCGTCACGCAACCACCTGGGCGGTACTGCGCCGGATCAGGTGCGGGCAGCGGTAAAGCGGGGAAGGGCGCGCTTGTAG
- a CDS encoding uroporphyrinogen-III C-methyltransferase, producing MNDNETSALQGKTSGHAGTEPASPNHTPPVNPPKKPETSAAPRDAQGWTRRSGPTLFLALLALLLTIGLGAAGYFLWTGQQALNNDMAQTGAALRVLDSTIKSELKGLEELRAEQQALRTFTQEMRSNMEKSHDFSTASDAEYLMRIASHRLLLEQDVSTAITTLEEANQRLGEAADPALLGARQQLIDEITQLKAVPQPDIVGASLTLNSLQNQVERWTPLGSQTKAPTASLPRETQNFWSGAWQELKSLVVIRRTDQAILPLTSPDQRFFLRHNLRLALETARLALLRRDTKTLHMSLSTARDWLARYFEQDAAAKAAQDTIARLEKMDLAPPLPDISPSLKTLHAWLARNGGAITHPVAPATPGVQSDTQGKSSP from the coding sequence ATGAACGACAATGAAACTAGCGCCCTTCAGGGTAAAACATCGGGGCATGCCGGCACGGAGCCAGCGTCACCCAACCATACCCCTCCGGTGAATCCTCCCAAAAAGCCTGAAACATCCGCCGCCCCGCGTGATGCACAGGGATGGACGCGCAGGAGCGGCCCAACGCTGTTTCTGGCGCTGCTTGCCCTGCTTCTTACAATAGGCCTGGGTGCAGCAGGCTATTTCCTCTGGACCGGCCAGCAGGCGCTCAACAATGATATGGCCCAAACCGGCGCCGCGCTGCGCGTGTTGGACAGCACCATCAAAAGCGAACTCAAAGGCCTGGAGGAGCTGCGGGCCGAGCAGCAGGCATTGCGCACTTTCACACAGGAAATGCGCTCCAACATGGAAAAAAGCCATGACTTTTCGACGGCATCGGATGCCGAATACCTGATGCGCATCGCCAGCCACCGCCTGCTTCTGGAGCAGGATGTATCCACCGCCATCACCACCCTGGAAGAAGCCAATCAGCGCCTGGGAGAAGCAGCCGATCCCGCTCTGCTTGGGGCGCGTCAACAGTTAATCGATGAAATCACCCAATTAAAGGCCGTACCGCAACCGGATATCGTCGGCGCCTCCTTAACGCTCAACAGCCTGCAAAATCAGGTGGAACGATGGACGCCACTGGGATCACAAACCAAGGCGCCCACCGCATCGCTTCCTCGTGAGACACAAAATTTCTGGAGCGGCGCATGGCAAGAACTCAAAAGCCTGGTGGTAATCAGACGCACCGATCAGGCCATCCTGCCGCTGACCAGCCCTGATCAGCGTTTTTTCCTGCGCCACAATCTGCGCCTGGCATTGGAAACAGCGCGCCTTGCCCTGCTGCGGCGCGACACAAAAACCTTGCACATGAGCCTATCAACCGCGCGTGACTGGCTGGCTCGCTATTTTGAGCAGGATGCCGCCGCCAAAGCCGCGCAAGATACCATAGCCCGGCTTGAAAAGATGGATCTTGCGCCGCCGCTGCCGGATATTTCCCCCTCGCTGAAAACCTTGCACGCCTGGCTCGCGCGCAATGGAGGCGCCATCACCCACCCTGTGGCACCCGCCACACCTGGCGTTCAGAGCGACACTCAAGGTAAGTCATCTCCATGA
- the radC gene encoding DNA repair protein RadC gives MPITDWPEHERPREKLLLRGPGALSDAELLAIFLRTGVPGKSAVDLARDLLNEYGGLRSLLEADQKRFCRGHGLGQAKYVQLQAVLEMSRRHLSETLERGDALSNPNDTRRFLTARLRGYPHEVFACLFLDNRHRVIRFDEMFTGTIDGASVHPREVVKRALAHNAAAVIFAHNHPSGIAEPSRADETLTRRLKDALALVDIRVLDHLIIGDGEDVVSFAERGLL, from the coding sequence ATGCCCATCACCGACTGGCCTGAACACGAACGTCCCCGCGAAAAGCTGCTGCTGCGCGGCCCCGGCGCATTGTCCGACGCCGAACTGCTGGCGATTTTTTTGCGCACTGGCGTACCCGGCAAAAGCGCCGTCGATCTGGCCCGCGACCTGTTGAATGAATACGGCGGGCTGCGCTCCCTTCTTGAGGCCGATCAAAAACGGTTTTGTCGCGGTCACGGCCTGGGGCAGGCCAAATATGTTCAGCTTCAGGCCGTGCTGGAGATGAGCCGCCGCCATCTGAGCGAGACACTGGAGCGCGGCGATGCCCTGAGCAATCCCAATGACACCCGCCGCTTCCTCACGGCGCGCCTGCGTGGCTACCCACACGAGGTGTTCGCCTGCCTGTTTCTCGATAACCGCCACCGGGTGATACGCTTCGACGAGATGTTCACCGGCACTATCGACGGCGCCAGCGTCCACCCACGCGAGGTGGTCAAGCGCGCGCTGGCGCACAACGCGGCGGCGGTGATCTTCGCCCACAACCACCCCTCCGGCATCGCCGAACCCAGCCGCGCCGACGAAACGCTGACACGGCGCCTAAAAGACGCCCTGGCACTGGTCGACATCCGCGTTCTCGATCATCTGATTATCGGCGATGGCGAAGATGTGGTATCCTTTGCGGAACGTGGGTTGCTTTAA
- the rpmB gene encoding 50S ribosomal protein L28, with translation MSRVCQVTGKRPITGNNVSHANNRTRRRFLPNLHVHRFWVESQKRWVRLRLSTQGMRMIDKVGIDAVLAEMRSRGEKA, from the coding sequence ATGTCCAGAGTATGTCAAGTCACGGGTAAACGCCCGATAACCGGAAACAATGTTTCCCACGCCAATAACAGAACACGGCGCCGTTTTCTGCCGAATCTGCACGTCCATCGCTTTTGGGTAGAGAGCCAGAAGCGCTGGGTGCGCCTGCGCCTTTCCACACAGGGCATGCGCATGATTGATAAGGTTGGCATAGACGCCGTACTGGCCGAAATGCGCAGCCGTGGCGAAAAGGCATAA
- the coaBC gene encoding bifunctional phosphopantothenoylcysteine decarboxylase/phosphopantothenate--cysteine ligase CoaBC yields the protein MKQLENKRILLGVTGGIAAYKSADLTRRLRDAGADVRVVMTRAATEFITPLTMQALSGNPVRLHLLDPQAEAAMGHIELARWADAILVAPASANFMAKLAHGLADDLLSTLCLACDAPLALAPAMNRLMWANPATQDNRQLLERRGVRLFGPAAGEQACGEVGEGRMVEPQHLVEMTAGLFATGRLSGLKVVVNAGPTREAIDPVRFISNRSSGKMGYAVAAAAAEAGATVTLISGPVALPAPPRVARIDVESAGQMYEAVLANMRDCDIFIGAAAVADYRPQQLAQHKIKKTQSEVSLALERTPDILASVAALPNAPFTVGFAAETEDLETHARAKLAAKGLDMVAANWVGQGMGFDSDENALTLFWPLPASGLPRHSRIPARRPSDSSNPVHQQDGSMTLPHAAKDKLARDLISVISERYHAQDKT from the coding sequence ATGAAGCAACTGGAAAATAAACGCATTCTTCTTGGCGTTACGGGCGGTATCGCAGCCTATAAGAGCGCTGATCTGACGCGCCGCCTGCGCGATGCCGGGGCCGATGTGCGGGTAGTGATGACGCGCGCCGCGACGGAGTTCATCACGCCGCTCACCATGCAGGCGTTGTCCGGCAATCCGGTGCGTCTGCATTTGCTTGATCCGCAGGCCGAAGCGGCGATGGGCCATATCGAGTTGGCGCGCTGGGCGGATGCGATATTGGTGGCGCCGGCAAGCGCGAATTTCATGGCGAAGCTGGCGCATGGACTGGCCGACGACCTGCTTAGCACGCTGTGCCTGGCCTGCGATGCGCCGCTCGCGCTTGCGCCCGCGATGAACCGGCTGATGTGGGCTAATCCAGCGACGCAGGACAATCGCCAGCTGCTTGAGCGCCGCGGTGTGCGGCTGTTTGGTCCCGCTGCTGGCGAGCAGGCGTGCGGCGAGGTAGGCGAGGGGCGCATGGTGGAGCCACAGCACTTGGTGGAAATGACAGCAGGGCTGTTCGCCACCGGGAGATTGAGCGGTCTCAAAGTAGTGGTGAATGCCGGGCCGACGCGTGAGGCGATTGATCCGGTGCGCTTCATCAGTAACCGCAGCTCGGGAAAGATGGGCTATGCCGTTGCCGCCGCCGCCGCAGAGGCGGGTGCTACCGTAACCTTGATCAGCGGCCCGGTGGCGCTGCCTGCGCCACCGCGTGTAGCGCGCATTGATGTGGAAAGTGCCGGGCAAATGTATGAGGCGGTGCTGGCGAATATGCGCGACTGCGATATCTTTATAGGCGCAGCGGCGGTGGCCGATTATCGCCCACAGCAGTTGGCGCAACACAAGATTAAAAAAACGCAGTCTGAGGTGAGCTTGGCGCTGGAGCGTACTCCTGACATTCTCGCCAGCGTCGCAGCATTGCCCAATGCGCCGTTTACGGTGGGTTTCGCCGCCGAGACCGAGGATCTGGAAACGCATGCCCGCGCCAAGCTCGCCGCCAAGGGGCTGGATATGGTTGCTGCCAACTGGGTGGGGCAGGGCATGGGCTTTGATAGCGATGAGAACGCGTTGACGCTGTTTTGGCCGCTCCCGGCATCCGGCCTCCCGCGGCACTCGCGCATCCCTGCACGTCGGCCCTCGGATTCGAGCAACCCTGTCCATCAGCAGGATGGCAGCATGACATTGCCACACGCCGCCAAGGATAAGCTGGCCCGCGATCTGATTTCTGTAATCTCTGAGAGATATCATGCACAAGATAAAACTTAA
- a CDS encoding LytTR family DNA-binding domain-containing protein, which yields MRILIVDDEALARARLRSLTEEMEGVDVAGEAANGKQALFAASELAPDVILLDIRMPVMDGLEAAQHLATLENPPAVIFTTAYGDHALAAFEAHAVDYLLKPIRKERLRQALDKASKLNRAQPHAVTRNENVDMHARTHISSHSAGRIQLVAVADILYFQADHKYVTVRHTAGEVLIEASLKSLEEEFAGHFTRIHRNALVANAHLIGMAKNKGGHYEVTLRGSDDRLEVSRSHLPLVKKRLKV from the coding sequence ATGAGGATACTGATTGTGGACGACGAGGCACTGGCACGGGCGCGCCTGCGCTCACTCACTGAGGAAATGGAGGGTGTTGATGTGGCCGGCGAGGCAGCTAATGGCAAACAAGCGCTGTTTGCGGCCAGCGAACTGGCACCAGACGTCATACTGCTCGACATCCGCATGCCAGTCATGGACGGCCTGGAAGCGGCCCAGCACCTTGCAACCCTGGAAAACCCACCCGCCGTGATCTTCACTACCGCCTACGGCGACCACGCCCTGGCCGCCTTCGAGGCGCACGCCGTCGACTACCTGCTCAAACCCATCCGCAAGGAGCGCTTGCGGCAAGCCCTGGACAAGGCAAGCAAGCTCAACCGCGCCCAGCCCCATGCCGTAACACGCAATGAAAACGTCGATATGCACGCCCGCACCCACATTAGTTCACATTCGGCAGGTAGGATTCAACTGGTGGCGGTGGCGGATATCCTCTACTTCCAGGCCGATCATAAGTATGTCACGGTGCGCCATACTGCCGGCGAAGTACTGATAGAGGCGTCACTCAAATCACTGGAAGAGGAGTTCGCCGGGCACTTCACCCGCATCCATCGCAATGCCTTGGTAGCCAACGCGCATCTCATCGGCATGGCAAAAAATAAGGGAGGGCATTATGAGGTTACGCTGCGCGGCAGCGACGACCGGCTGGAGGTCAGCCGTAGCCATTTGCCGCTGGTCAAAAAGAGGTTGAAAGTGTGA
- a CDS encoding sensor histidine kinase yields the protein MAKSPTPTANATTSGTLFLPDFCNIRMVFAIVIIAELLAFLIVLASSPSHQVWDNLSLTSLFIQWVALASTAVLCLGRPWLATLDNRVAALFSYLLPVIITALVSGATDWIAYAQMGAGAEQHAGFAIRNVTISAIVSAVVMRYFYVQHQLKQNIQAESRARIQALQARIRPHFLFNSMNTIASLTRSQPALAEEAVMDLADLFRVSLSDAHELITFQAELELSQRYLHIEKLRLGERLIVAWDLHGIFDGALLPALTLQPLLENAIYHGIEPLPEGGVIHINGQQTLGLIHITISNPVSTQSITARRGGHHMALDNIRQRLTAHYGSQGELTTERTEDYYRIRLTFPVGHAS from the coding sequence ATGGCAAAATCTCCCACACCCACCGCGAATGCCACCACCAGCGGCACACTATTTCTGCCGGATTTTTGCAATATCCGCATGGTGTTTGCGATTGTGATTATCGCGGAGCTGCTGGCCTTTCTGATCGTGCTGGCAAGCTCACCCAGTCATCAGGTATGGGATAATTTGAGCCTGACCTCGCTGTTTATCCAGTGGGTGGCACTGGCCAGTACTGCGGTGTTGTGCCTGGGCCGCCCTTGGCTCGCCACTTTGGACAACCGGGTCGCCGCACTTTTCAGTTACCTGTTGCCGGTCATTATTACTGCACTGGTGAGTGGCGCCACTGACTGGATAGCCTATGCGCAAATGGGCGCGGGCGCCGAGCAACACGCAGGATTTGCTATCCGCAACGTCACCATCAGCGCCATTGTCAGCGCCGTGGTGATGCGCTATTTCTATGTGCAGCATCAGTTGAAACAGAATATTCAGGCCGAATCGAGGGCGCGCATTCAGGCGCTACAGGCGCGCATCCGTCCGCATTTTTTGTTCAACAGCATGAACACCATTGCCAGCCTGACGCGCAGTCAGCCGGCTCTGGCAGAGGAAGCCGTAATGGATCTGGCCGATCTGTTCCGCGTCAGTCTGTCCGACGCCCATGAGCTCATCACGTTCCAGGCGGAACTGGAGCTGTCGCAGCGCTATCTGCACATCGAAAAGTTGCGTTTGGGTGAGCGGTTGATCGTTGCATGGGATTTACACGGGATCTTTGACGGTGCGCTGCTCCCGGCGCTCACCCTCCAGCCGTTGCTGGAGAACGCGATCTACCATGGCATAGAACCGCTGCCGGAAGGAGGGGTGATTCACATCAACGGGCAGCAAACGCTGGGGCTGATTCACATCACCATCAGCAATCCCGTGTCAACGCAGAGCATCACCGCACGGCGCGGCGGCCACCACATGGCGCTGGACAACATACGCCAGCGGCTGACGGCCCATTACGGGTCACAGGGCGAGCTCACAACGGAACGCACCGAGGACTATTACCGTATCCGGCTCACTTTTCCGGTAGGGCACGCCTCATGA
- a CDS encoding DsbC family protein — translation MMIKNVFLVILLAVSGTQIVMADDADMAEINKALQVLAPGVKPDSITPSSLPGIYEVMLGADVVYISKNGRYLLQGDLVDLQTKKNLTEGKRAAGRLKLVNSMREDRMIVFAPTKVKHTITVFTDIDCPYCRKMHAEMSALNQLGIKVRYMLYPRAGINSESYEKAVSVWCAKDRKAALTTAKATGTIAKKTCENPVREHMALADSMGVTGTPTLVLEDGSTLPGYVPAQRLSRLLDDASASKVN, via the coding sequence ATGATGATTAAAAATGTGTTTCTTGTGATATTGCTTGCCGTATCCGGCACCCAGATTGTGATGGCGGATGACGCCGATATGGCTGAAATCAACAAGGCGCTGCAGGTACTGGCGCCCGGCGTAAAGCCGGACAGCATCACGCCATCCTCGCTTCCGGGGATATACGAAGTCATGCTTGGCGCGGATGTGGTTTATATATCGAAAAATGGGCGTTATCTGCTGCAAGGCGATTTAGTGGATTTGCAGACAAAGAAAAATCTGACTGAGGGAAAACGCGCCGCAGGACGCCTCAAGCTGGTTAATTCCATGCGGGAAGACAGAATGATTGTGTTTGCGCCGACAAAAGTGAAGCACACCATTACGGTTTTTACAGATATCGACTGTCCCTACTGCCGGAAAATGCACGCGGAAATGTCCGCGTTGAATCAGCTTGGCATCAAAGTGCGCTACATGTTGTATCCGCGTGCCGGGATAAACTCTGAATCTTATGAAAAAGCGGTATCCGTATGGTGCGCGAAGGATCGTAAGGCGGCGCTGACTACAGCGAAGGCCACTGGCACTATCGCAAAGAAAACCTGCGAGAATCCAGTACGGGAGCATATGGCCCTGGCCGACAGTATGGGGGTGACGGGTACGCCTACCCTGGTGCTGGAAGACGGCAGTACGTTGCCGGGCTATGTTCCGGCGCAGCGTTTAAGCAGATTGTTGGATGACGCCAGCGCGAGTAAAGTGAATTAA
- the hemC gene encoding hydroxymethylbilane synthase, with translation MPTNIVRIATRKSPLALWQAEYVRDRLLEAHPGLQVELLKMTTQGDKILDSPLAKIGGKGLFVKELEQGILEGRADIAVHSMKDVPAEFPPGLHLAVVCEREDARDAFVSNTYASLNDLPQGARVGTSSLRRQCQLNEKRPDLAILTLRGNVNTRLAKLDAGEYDAIILASAGLLRLGMAERITEYLDTRISLPAVGQGAVGIECREDDKRIHALLAPLNDAPTHIRVTAERAMNRRLEGGCQVPIAGYAVLDGGNLTLRGLVGRPDGSEVVRGEINGPQQEAEQLGTALADDLLKRGAAAILKDVYQDGLPTPP, from the coding sequence ATGCCCACAAATATAGTCCGTATCGCCACCCGCAAAAGCCCACTCGCCCTGTGGCAGGCCGAATATGTCCGCGACAGACTGCTGGAGGCCCATCCTGGGCTTCAGGTGGAGCTGTTAAAGATGACCACCCAAGGCGACAAGATCCTCGACAGCCCGCTGGCCAAGATCGGCGGCAAAGGGCTGTTCGTCAAAGAGCTGGAGCAGGGCATACTGGAGGGACGCGCCGATATCGCCGTTCATTCAATGAAAGACGTGCCTGCGGAATTTCCGCCCGGCCTGCACCTGGCGGTAGTATGTGAACGCGAAGACGCGCGCGATGCCTTTGTCTCGAACACCTACGCCAGCCTGAATGACCTGCCGCAGGGCGCGCGGGTGGGCACATCCAGTCTGCGCCGCCAGTGCCAACTGAATGAGAAGCGACCCGATCTTGCTATCCTCACACTACGCGGCAATGTCAACACACGTCTTGCGAAACTTGACGCAGGCGAATACGACGCCATCATCCTCGCCAGCGCCGGGCTGTTGCGCCTGGGTATGGCGGAACGCATCACGGAATATCTGGACACTCGGATCTCCCTACCCGCTGTGGGACAAGGTGCGGTGGGCATCGAATGCCGCGAGGATGACAAACGCATCCACGCCCTGCTCGCACCATTAAATGACGCGCCCACCCATATCCGCGTCACGGCGGAACGCGCCATGAACCGACGCCTGGAGGGAGGTTGTCAGGTGCCCATCGCCGGATACGCTGTGCTCGATGGCGGCAATCTCACCCTGCGCGGCCTGGTGGGCCGCCCTGATGGCAGCGAGGTGGTGCGGGGTGAAATCAACGGGCCACAGCAGGAGGCGGAGCAACTTGGCACAGCACTTGCTGATGATTTACTGAAGCGTGGCGCCGCCGCGATCTTGAAAGATGTCTACCAGGACGGCCTTCCCACTCCACCATGA